The nucleotide window CCCTAAAAAGCTCCACGACGTCTAAAACCATTGAGGGTTTTCCATATCTGTCGGTATGAAAAAAGCCTAAGTAGGGATCTAGACCAGCCAAAACACAGGCCCGTTCCACTTCCGAATAGAGCATTCCATAACCATAGTTAAGACAAACGTTAAAAGGATCATCTGCCTCTGGATTTCTCTGTTTAAATCCGGTAAGAAGACCAAGTCCTTTGAAATATATAGCAGCCATTGAACCCTCAATACCTAATAATTTTTCTCTAATATCATCAATTTTTCCATCAATCTTTGTAAGATGATTGAGTTTTCTTTTAACCAATGATTGGAGTTGGATGTTTTCTTTATGGTCTTTAGCCAGTGATTTAAGATAATTATCTTGACTTTTAGTCTTCCCTTCGACAAATTTTTGAACGAGATAAGCTCCCTTAGGAGAGAAATAAGCTTCCAGTTGTTTGCGGCGAGTTAGGGTGGTGCCACCCAAGATTGGGCGATAAGTTCGGGCAAAAGGATTTCCTCGCCAATCAAGATAAACGATATCAATATTCTTTTCTACGGCTAGACGAATTGCCTCTGAGGAAATAGCCGCCGAGGTTAAGAATAGAAGTTGAGAGATCTTGTCGGCAGAATATTCTTCTTTTAGGTCTTTATTCTGAATAATAAATCTATTACCAGATTTTTTAATATAGGAACCTATTTTGTCAATAGCTAAGACCGAATTAAACATATTGATTTTAACGTTATTTTTCCGGGAGAACTTCTAAGGGATTTAAGGGTAAACCGTTTTCATAGATTTCCAAATGCAGATGGTTGCCTGTAGCCCAGCCAGTATGACCAACAAGACCGATTGTC belongs to Patescibacteria group bacterium and includes:
- the cas1 gene encoding CRISPR-associated endonuclease Cas1; the protein is MFNSVLAIDKIGSYIKKSGNRFIIQNKDLKEEYSADKISQLLFLTSAAISSEAIRLAVEKNIDIVYLDWRGNPFARTYRPILGGTTLTRRKQLEAYFSPKGAYLVQKFVEGKTKSQDNYLKSLAKDHKENIQLQSLVKRKLNHLTKIDGKIDDIREKLLGIEGSMAAIYFKGLGLLTGFKQRNPEADDPFNVCLNYGYGMLYSEVERACVLAGLDPYLGFFHTDRYGKPSMVLDVVELFRVAVVDRAIVTLFNRGEMDKNDFDMRGDRTLAQGGRKKIVSAVLGRLNTQIEYRNKKLSLKDIVLAQTREIAGFLLEHQRDFKPFIYK